Within the Gloeocapsa sp. DLM2.Bin57 genome, the region TACGTAGTTTTTGACGCGGTTTTCCATCGTAATAGTGACGGTTTATTGATTTTAGAACTAGAACCCGCTTTCGCTCAAGAAAATATCCCCTTTTTAAGTTTCTATCACTTAGCTAAAGCATCCATCAAGCAACTTCTCGAAACAGTTAACTTAAAACAATTCTGTGAAGTAATCGTTAAAGAAGTGCGCAAAGTAACAGAATTTGACCGCGTGATGTTGTACAAATTTGCAGCAGATGGACACGGAGTAGTCCTAGCTGAAGAAAAAGTACCAGAATTAGAACCCTATCTAGGTTTACACTATCCCGAATCAGATATACCCCCAGCTGCGCGTAAATTATTCGCTTCTAACTGGATTCGCTTAATTCCCGATAGTCACGCAGAAGGAGTTGGTTTAGTCAAAGCAGCTGATGATCAAGAAAATAACCCTCTAGACTTAACCCATTCTATCCTGAGAAGTGCATCTGGTTGTCACTTAGAGTACTTGCACAATATGGGTGTAGGAGCATCTCTAACTATCTCCTTAATTAAAGACGAGAAACTCTGGGGTTTAATCGCTTGTCACCATCGTACACCTAAATACGTACCTTACGAATTGCGTAAAGCTTGCGAATTTTTAGGACAAGTCATCTTCTCAGAAATATCAGCAAGAGAAGAAACAGAAGACTATAACTATCGGATGAAATTAACTTATATACAAACAGCGTTGATAGACTATATGTCTAACGATGAAAGTTTTATTGAAGGGTTGACCAAACATCAACCTAACCTGTTAGAGTTAACTAGTGCTAAAGGTGCAGCGATTCTGTTTGGTAATAAATGGACGGTTATCGGTAAAGTTCCCTCAGAAGAGGATTTAAACCTATTAGTGCTATGGTTACGTAAAAACGTCGATGGAGAGGTATTTTATACCGATTCCTTGGCGAGAGTTTATCCCGACGCAGATAAATATAAAGACTTAGGTAGTGGTTTATTGGCTATACCGATATCTAGTAAAAACTTCGTCTTGTGGTTCAGACCAGAAGTTATTCAGACTGTCAATTGGGGAGGTAATCCTAATCACGCTTACGAAGCTAAACATAAAGAAGGTAACCTAAAACTATCTCCGCGTAAATCCTTTGAACTGTGGAAAGAAACAGTTAGACTAAAATCTTTATCTTGGCAACAAGTAGAAATTAAAGCCGCTTTAGAATTAAGAAAGGCTATTATCAATATTATTCTACGCCAAGCCGATGAATTAGCGCAACTAGCCCACGATTTAGAAAGATCTAACTCAGAATTGAAAAAATTCGCCTATGTAGCTTCTCATGATTTACAAGAACCTTTAAATCAAGTAGCTAACTATGTACAGTTACTAGAGATGCGCTATAACAGTCAACTAGATACAGACGCTAAAGAATTTATCGGTTACGCGGTAGAAGGGGTAAGTCTGATGCAAACCCTGATAGACGACGTTTTAGCCTATTCTCGCGTTGATACCCAAGCGATCGAATTTGAACTAACCGATGTCCAAACACCCCTAGAAATGGCTTTAGGTAACCTCAGAAGACGCATTAAAGATAATCAAGCTGTCATTACTTCTGAACCACTACCAACGGTTATGGCTGATAAAACTCAGTTAATGCAGTTATTCCAAAACTTAATCGCTAATGCGATCAAATTCCGCAGCGACGCGGCACCTAAAATTCAGATCAGTGCAACTAGACTAGAAGAAGAGTGGTTATTCTCTGTAGAAGATAATGGAATTGGTATAGATCCCCAATTTTCAGAACGAATCTTTATTATCTTCCAAAGATTACACACCCGAGATGAATACCCAGGTACAGGTATGGGTTTAGCAATTTGTAAAAAAATAGTAGAATGTCACCGAGGTCAAATCTGGGTAGAATCAGAGTTAGATCAAGGGGCAAAATTCTATTTTACTATTCCAGTAGGAGGACGCGATCGTGAGCTTAGAAGAGGGCGAAAAGCTTAAACTCATTTTCCTAGTAGAGGACAATAAAGCTGATGTTCGTCTGATTGAAGAAGCTTTAAAAAATAGCGTTGTACCTCATGAAATCGTAGCGGTCAAAAATGGGGTGGAAGCAATGGCGTACTTACGTCAAGAAGGTGAGTACGCCGACGCTCGACGTCCTGATATTATTCTGTTAGACTTGAATTTACCCCGTAAAGACGGTCGAGAAGTGTTAGCAGAAATTAAAGCAGATCCCCAACTCAAACGTATTCCTGTAGTAGTTTTAACAACCTCAAAGAACGAAGATGATATCTTTCACAGCTACGATTTACACGTAAACTGTTATATCACTAAATCTCGGAATTTGAGTCAGTTGTTTGAGATAGTTAAAGGAATTGAGGAATTCTGGCTCAAGACTGTTACTCTACCATTAGATTAGTTAAGAGGGAAAGATTGGGAAATTTTCCTCTCTTTTTTCTTGATATATACTCCCGAGTTAGTGAAGAAGGGGAGCAAAGTAAAGAAACCATGTTGACAAGTTCAGTAAAAATCTTGTTGATTGAGGATAACTTGGCTGAAGCGAGATTATTACATGAGATTCTCAAAGATGCCAATGGTAATACTTTTACGCTAGTTCATGTACAGCGTTTAAAAGAGGCGATCGAACTCATTAAGAGTGACAATTTCGATGTGATCTTATTAGATTTAACTCTACCAGATAGTCAGGGTTTAGCTTCTCTAATACCCTTGAACTGTTATGCTCCTAGTATTCCTGTGGTAGTACTTACTAATACTAATGATGACAGGTTAGCCCTAGAAGCAGTTCGTCAAGGTGCGCAAGATTATTTAATCAAAAGACAAGTTAACTTACATTCTTTAGTACGCTCTCTCTATTATGCCATTGAGAGAAAACAAAGCGCAGAAAATCTCCGTAAAGCTCATGAACATCTTAGCCAAGAAGTACAAAAACAAAAAGAGGATTTAATCAAAGCACAAGAGATAAATCAACTTAGAGCAGAATTAGTATCGATGATTTCTCATGACTTTCGCAATCCTCTAACCACTATTCTACTCTCTACAGGACTACTTGAAGACCATGAGCAAAAATTAACCCCTGAACAAAAGATTAGACAATATCAACGCATTCGTGACGCGATTAAAAATTTAACAGGTTTACTCGATGAAATCTTATTAGTAGGTAAAGCTGAAGCGGGTAGATTAGATTGTGACCTAATGTCTTTACCTTTAGAACCATTTTGTCGTCAATTACTCGAAGAGTTGGAATTAACTCTCAATAGTCAGCATAAAGTGGTTTTTATCAGTGAAGGTGAGTTAAATTCGGGTTTGTGGGATGAACAGCTACTTAAACATATTTTATATAACTTACTTTCTAACGCGATTAAATATTCTCCTGATGGAGGAGTAGTGATATTAAATCTTCAACGTCAAGGAGAAATAGTAATCATGGAGATTAAAGATCAAGGGATTGGTATCCCTGAAATAGATTTACACGCTTTATTTGAACCCTTTCACCGTGGTGATAATGTGGACAATATCCCGGGAACAGGTTTAGGTTTAGCAATTGTTAAAAATTGTGTGCAGGTTCATGGGGGTACAATAGAGGTAGTTAGTCAATTGGGAGTGGGGACAACTTTTACAGTTACCTTACCCTATCTTACGTGAAGACAAAAAATAGATGATCGCACAGGGTGAATTAGTAGAATTAGAGATAGAAGACCTTAATCATCAAGGTGAGGGTGTAGGACGTGTTAACGGTTGCGTAGTTTTTGTCCGGGATACAGTGATAGGCGATCGCGTTTTAGTGCGTATTTTACGTCTGCGTAAACAATATAGCGAAGCAAGATTAGAAAAACTCTTAGTTAGTTCTCCTCACCGTGTTCGTCCCTATTGTATCGTAGCTGATAAGTGTGGGGGGTGTCAGTGGCAACATATCGACTATGACTATCAACTTCAGGTAAAACGTCACCAGGTGGAAGAAAGTTTAATCAGGGTTGGGGGTTTCTCTAATGTACAAGTAGCTGATACTCTCACACAAGCTAACTCCCTCGGTTATCGTAATAAGGTTACCTATCCTCTTGGTTTGTCTGCAACTCAACAAGTACAAGCGGGTTATTATCGCAAGGGAACTCATAAGTTAATTAATCTCAATCAATGTCCTGTACAGGATTCTCGCTTTAACTCTCTGTTGAGTGAATTAAAACAAGATATTCAACAACGGGGTTGGACTATTGATCAGGATTTAACTGGTGTGGGACAATTGCGTCATCTCTCTTTGCGTGTAGGAAGACGTACAGGAGAGATTTTACTCACCTTAGTTACTACCACTTGGGATTTACCAGATATTGTACCTCAAGCTCAAATCTGGTTAGAACGTTACCCCGCTTTAGTTGGTGTCTCCTTAAATCTTAATCGCTGTAAAAGTAATGTTATTTTTGGTCGAGAAACTCGTAATATTGCAGGACAACCCTATCTGAGAGAAATTTTTGCAGGGTTGGAGTTACGCTTACTTCCTGATACTTTTTTTCAGGTTAACACGGAAACCGCTGAAGCGCTTTTAACCATTATTCGTCAACGTCTCTGTCTCCAAGGTCATGAAACTCTCTTGGATGCTTACTGTGGTATAGGTACTTTTACTCTACCTCTAGCTCAACAAGTAGCTCAAGCTATTGGACTTGAAGTACAACAAACCGCGGTAGAACAAGCAAAAATTAACGCATCTCTCAACAATATCACTAATGTAACTTTTTACGCAGGTGCAGTAGAACACCTCTTATCTCAATTTTCTCGTCCTGATATTCTTCTTCTCGATCCTCCTCGCAAAGGTTGCGATCGCCTGGTAATTGAAACTATCCGCAAAGTTTCTCCCCCGAAGTTAGTTTATATCAGTTGTCAACCCGCAACTCTCGCTAGAGACCTCCAATTACTTTGTCAAGATAATCTCTATCATCTCACTTTTACTCAACCTGCTGACTTTTTCCCTCAAACTGCTCATATTGAAGTGGTAGCTTTTTTAGAAAAAAGTTAGTTGTTATGCTATAATTTACCTAGGTGGACAAATAAGTTTTTTAAAGACTTTTTAAAGTTATTTCTTAAAACTTAATTGTTTACAAACAGCAAAACTTGATAGCTTTTGGGGTAAAGTCTATTGCTCTTTACCCAAAGCTCATTACAACCTAAAAAGAAACAATGATTTAACTAGGATAACTCTGAACCCTACCCTATTAACTAACCTTACGTTCAACTAAGTCCAACTATTAATAATAAGAGGTAAAAACTTGTGATTGCTATCTCGCTACCTCTCAAGAAGACAAAGTGGAGTACTATGAGTTTCGCATCTACTTTGTATTTATACCCTATACTAGACCTGTTACTAGCTAATATTCCCTCTGAATTACAAGCAGAGATTAGGCTAGGTTTACAAGAAGCCTTAGTCAATGCTGCTAAACACGGTAATAAACTAGATCCGAGTAAAACAGTAGTAGTACAATTCTCTCAAACTAAAGAAGGATACTCCTGGATCATTACGGATCAAGGTTGTGGGTTTGATACCCAATGTTTTTGTGAACTTAATTTAGAAGAGGGAATTTATCCTTCCGAAGAAGCAGAAAACGGTAGAGGGATGTGTATCCTACACCAAATCTTTGACCAAGTACACTGGAATCATCAAGGAACAGAAATAAGACTATGCAAAAATACTAATTGTGCTTCAGACTTAAATTAACTACAATAGAAAAACAGTAAGGGGTTTAAATATTAAACCGCCTTTTTTTTGAGTATTAGTATGAATAACGACGTAAACGAAAAACAACCTAAATCTTTTGAGTTACCAGGTGCAAAACCACACTATAATCCCGATAAACCAGGAAAAGTTGAACATATCTTTTTAGATATTAGTCTAGATTTGACTCAAGCTAGTCTAACAGGAACTTGTTATCTGAGTTTAAAACCCCTACGTCAAGGGATAGAAGAATTAACCCTCGATGGAGTGGATTTGCACATAAACTCAGTGTTAGTCGATAGTATTAGTCAACCCTTTGATTACGATGGGGAAAAACTTTACATACATCTGATCCAACCTACTGGTTTAGAAACCATCCAACTAGCGATCGCCTATCAAGTGATCCAACCCCAACGAGGTATCTATTTTATTAAACCCGATTCAGATTACCCCGATAAACCAATCCAAGTATGGACTCAAGGAGAAGACGAAGACTCCCGCTATTGGTTTCCCTGTTTTGATTATCCAGGACAATTAGCTACCTCAGAGATTAGAGTTAAAGTAGCTAAACCCTATCTTGCAATTTCTAATGGTGAATTAATCTCTACCTCAAGTCAAGATAACGAGATTATTTATCACTGGTTGCAAAAACAAGTACACCCTACCTACCTCATGACTCTCGCTGTAGGAGATTTTGCGGTAATTGCCGATCAATGGGGTGATATACCCGTAAACTACTATGTAGAAAAAGGAGGGGAAGAAGATGCTAAACGCAGTATGGGTAAAACACCTAGGATGATCGAGTTTTTTAGTCAGAAGTTTGGTTATCCCTATCCTTACCCTAAATATGCTCAAGTCTGTGTAGATGATTTTATCTTTGGAGGGATGGAAAATACCTCTACTACTATCTTAACAGACCGCTGTCTCTTAGATGCTAAAGCAGCTACAGATAACCGACGTACTGAAAGTTTAGTCGCACACGAATTAGCCCATCAATGGTTTGGTGATTTAGTAGTGATTAAACATTGGTCACACGCTTGGTTAAAAGAGGGAATGGCTTCTTATGCTGAGGTACTCTGGACTGAGGTAGAATATGGTCAGGATGATGCAGCTTATTATCTGTTGGGAGAAGCACGCAATTATCTACAAGAAGACTCTACCCGCTATCGTCGTCCTATTGTAACTAATGTCTATCGAGAAGCGATCGAATTATACGATCGCCATCTCTATGAAAAAGGTGCTTGTGTTTATCATATGATTCGTACTATTTTAGGAGATGAGTTATTTGACGCGACGATTAAGACTTTTGTTAACGATAATGCCCATCAAACCGTAGAAACTATCGATTTATTAAGGGCAATCGAGAAAACTACAGGATATAACCTCAATTCTCTTTTTGATCAATACGTGTTTAGAGGTGGTCATCCCGATTTTAAAGTTAACTATAGTTGGGATAATAAAAATAAACTCGCTGAAGTGAAAATAACCCAAACCCAGGGTAAAGACAATCCCAAAGAGTTATTTAATCTGACTATACCCCTAGCTTTTGGTTATGTAGAAGGAGAAGAGGTAGAGTTAAAAACAGTTACTCTCAATCTGTTAGAGTATCAACAGAGTTTTTATTTTCCTCTAGAGAAGAAACCAGATTTTATCAGCTTTGATGTGGGTAATAATTACCTGAAAACCGTCTCTCTAGATTATGCTTTAGCGGAGTTAAAAGCCCAACTAAAATCTGATCCCAATCCTGTTAGTAGAATTTACGCAGGGATAGCGATCGCCAAAAAAGGTAACTTAGAAGCGATCACAGCTTTACAACAATCTCTCACTAACGATCGCTTTTGGGGTGTACGTAAAGAAGCAGCTAAACAATTAGGTAAAATTAAACTAGATCAAGCTGTCAACGCATTACTCTTAGGTTTAAATGATGATCATCCTCAAGTCAGAGGAGAAGTAATCGCAGCTTTGGCTAAGTTTAAAACCACTCTTAGCTACGATACTCTCAAACAATTACTCTCTCAAGGAGATAGTAGTTATTATAACGAAGCCGCGATCGCTAAATCTTTAGGAACAATAGTAGTAGGAAATCTAGAAAAACAACAATCAGAAGTCATCGAACTACTTACAGAAGTTTTAAACAATCAACCAGGGTGGAATGAAGTAGTCAGAAGTGGGGCGATCGCTGGTTTAAGTCAATTAAAAACCTCCCCTGAAGCTGCTGATTTAATTCTAGAATACACCAATAGAGGCATACCTCAACCCTTACGTCTAGCTGCAATTCGGGCTTTAGGAACGGTTGCTAGTGGTCAAAAACCAGAAAAAATCGAGAAAATCTTGCAAAAACTAGAAGATATCGCCTCAGAAAGCTTTTATCTCACCCAAGTAGCCGTTACTAGTGCTTTAAGACAAATACAGCATCCCCAAGCCCTCGAAATTCTCGACAACTTAGCCTCTCAATCCCCCGACGGTAGAATTAAACGTATTGCTTCAGAAGCTAAAACTAAAGTACAAGGAAAAATGGGTTCAGATCAAGCGATTAAGGAATTAAGACAAGAAATCGACAAGTTAAAACAAGAAAACCAGGAGTTAAAAAGTCGTCTAGCTAAGCTAGAAACCTAAGTTTTGACGCTCACCGACCTACACACCTTCTTCCTTTCATGAGTGCATGTGCAGTAT harbors:
- a CDS encoding GAF domain-containing protein; translated protein: MVQLNYSSQESENLAYTGNETIPQQHLIQPHGVLMVLSEPELTIVQITANASRLFGLRLEDILGQTLDDLLDPFQTEGIKQGLAQDNLDFINPTKVWARKSGDEYVVFDAVFHRNSDGLLILELEPAFAQENIPFLSFYHLAKASIKQLLETVNLKQFCEVIVKEVRKVTEFDRVMLYKFAADGHGVVLAEEKVPELEPYLGLHYPESDIPPAARKLFASNWIRLIPDSHAEGVGLVKAADDQENNPLDLTHSILRSASGCHLEYLHNMGVGASLTISLIKDEKLWGLIACHHRTPKYVPYELRKACEFLGQVIFSEISAREETEDYNYRMKLTYIQTALIDYMSNDESFIEGLTKHQPNLLELTSAKGAAILFGNKWTVIGKVPSEEDLNLLVLWLRKNVDGEVFYTDSLARVYPDADKYKDLGSGLLAIPISSKNFVLWFRPEVIQTVNWGGNPNHAYEAKHKEGNLKLSPRKSFELWKETVRLKSLSWQQVEIKAALELRKAIINIILRQADELAQLAHDLERSNSELKKFAYVASHDLQEPLNQVANYVQLLEMRYNSQLDTDAKEFIGYAVEGVSLMQTLIDDVLAYSRVDTQAIEFELTDVQTPLEMALGNLRRRIKDNQAVITSEPLPTVMADKTQLMQLFQNLIANAIKFRSDAAPKIQISATRLEEEWLFSVEDNGIGIDPQFSERIFIIFQRLHTRDEYPGTGMGLAICKKIVECHRGQIWVESELDQGAKFYFTIPVGGRDRELRRGRKA
- a CDS encoding response regulator translates to MSLEEGEKLKLIFLVEDNKADVRLIEEALKNSVVPHEIVAVKNGVEAMAYLRQEGEYADARRPDIILLDLNLPRKDGREVLAEIKADPQLKRIPVVVLTTSKNEDDIFHSYDLHVNCYITKSRNLSQLFEIVKGIEEFWLKTVTLPLD
- a CDS encoding response regulator — protein: MLTSSVKILLIEDNLAEARLLHEILKDANGNTFTLVHVQRLKEAIELIKSDNFDVILLDLTLPDSQGLASLIPLNCYAPSIPVVVLTNTNDDRLALEAVRQGAQDYLIKRQVNLHSLVRSLYYAIERKQSAENLRKAHEHLSQEVQKQKEDLIKAQEINQLRAELVSMISHDFRNPLTTILLSTGLLEDHEQKLTPEQKIRQYQRIRDAIKNLTGLLDEILLVGKAEAGRLDCDLMSLPLEPFCRQLLEELELTLNSQHKVVFISEGELNSGLWDEQLLKHILYNLLSNAIKYSPDGGVVILNLQRQGEIVIMEIKDQGIGIPEIDLHALFEPFHRGDNVDNIPGTGLGLAIVKNCVQVHGGTIEVVSQLGVGTTFTVTLPYLT
- the rlmD gene encoding 23S rRNA (uracil(1939)-C(5))-methyltransferase RlmD, coding for MIAQGELVELEIEDLNHQGEGVGRVNGCVVFVRDTVIGDRVLVRILRLRKQYSEARLEKLLVSSPHRVRPYCIVADKCGGCQWQHIDYDYQLQVKRHQVEESLIRVGGFSNVQVADTLTQANSLGYRNKVTYPLGLSATQQVQAGYYRKGTHKLINLNQCPVQDSRFNSLLSELKQDIQQRGWTIDQDLTGVGQLRHLSLRVGRRTGEILLTLVTTTWDLPDIVPQAQIWLERYPALVGVSLNLNRCKSNVIFGRETRNIAGQPYLREIFAGLELRLLPDTFFQVNTETAEALLTIIRQRLCLQGHETLLDAYCGIGTFTLPLAQQVAQAIGLEVQQTAVEQAKINASLNNITNVTFYAGAVEHLLSQFSRPDILLLDPPRKGCDRLVIETIRKVSPPKLVYISCQPATLARDLQLLCQDNLYHLTFTQPADFFPQTAHIEVVAFLEKS
- a CDS encoding anti-sigma regulatory factor, which gives rise to MIAISLPLKKTKWSTMSFASTLYLYPILDLLLANIPSELQAEIRLGLQEALVNAAKHGNKLDPSKTVVVQFSQTKEGYSWIITDQGCGFDTQCFCELNLEEGIYPSEEAENGRGMCILHQIFDQVHWNHQGTEIRLCKNTNCASDLN
- a CDS encoding DUF3458 domain-containing protein — encoded protein: MNNDVNEKQPKSFELPGAKPHYNPDKPGKVEHIFLDISLDLTQASLTGTCYLSLKPLRQGIEELTLDGVDLHINSVLVDSISQPFDYDGEKLYIHLIQPTGLETIQLAIAYQVIQPQRGIYFIKPDSDYPDKPIQVWTQGEDEDSRYWFPCFDYPGQLATSEIRVKVAKPYLAISNGELISTSSQDNEIIYHWLQKQVHPTYLMTLAVGDFAVIADQWGDIPVNYYVEKGGEEDAKRSMGKTPRMIEFFSQKFGYPYPYPKYAQVCVDDFIFGGMENTSTTILTDRCLLDAKAATDNRRTESLVAHELAHQWFGDLVVIKHWSHAWLKEGMASYAEVLWTEVEYGQDDAAYYLLGEARNYLQEDSTRYRRPIVTNVYREAIELYDRHLYEKGACVYHMIRTILGDELFDATIKTFVNDNAHQTVETIDLLRAIEKTTGYNLNSLFDQYVFRGGHPDFKVNYSWDNKNKLAEVKITQTQGKDNPKELFNLTIPLAFGYVEGEEVELKTVTLNLLEYQQSFYFPLEKKPDFISFDVGNNYLKTVSLDYALAELKAQLKSDPNPVSRIYAGIAIAKKGNLEAITALQQSLTNDRFWGVRKEAAKQLGKIKLDQAVNALLLGLNDDHPQVRGEVIAALAKFKTTLSYDTLKQLLSQGDSSYYNEAAIAKSLGTIVVGNLEKQQSEVIELLTEVLNNQPGWNEVVRSGAIAGLSQLKTSPEAADLILEYTNRGIPQPLRLAAIRALGTVASGQKPEKIEKILQKLEDIASESFYLTQVAVTSALRQIQHPQALEILDNLASQSPDGRIKRIASEAKTKVQGKMGSDQAIKELRQEIDKLKQENQELKSRLAKLET